The Sphingomonas sanxanigenens DSM 19645 = NX02 genome includes a region encoding these proteins:
- a CDS encoding bile acid:sodium symporter family protein, producing MLAAINRIVPDKFILVLLATVIVATVLPARGVMLDAIGSISTAAIVTLFFMHGVKIAPQAVVDGFRRWKLQLAIFLFGYVFMPAVGMGASLLTGSMLGQGFALGLIYLAVLPTTVQSSIAYASIARGNVTAAVIASAVSNIAGVVLAPLLVGLLASAHGGGVDVSGIGKIVMILLVPFALGQLARRWLQAWAQRNKALIFYLDRTTIVIAVYVAFSEAVTGGLWSRVTGVELAMLVAVVAAMLGIAFACAWGLGALLGFSDEDRATMLFSGAHKSLATGAPMARILFPGPEAGALLLPLMLYHQLQLMVSAIVSARLARRVEQAEAAAA from the coding sequence ATGCTCGCCGCCATCAACCGCATCGTCCCCGACAAGTTCATCCTCGTCCTGCTCGCGACCGTGATCGTCGCGACGGTGCTGCCGGCCAGGGGGGTGATGCTCGATGCGATCGGCAGCATCTCGACCGCGGCGATCGTGACCCTGTTCTTCATGCACGGCGTGAAGATCGCGCCGCAGGCGGTGGTCGACGGGTTCCGCCGCTGGAAGCTTCAGCTCGCCATCTTCCTGTTCGGCTACGTCTTCATGCCCGCGGTCGGCATGGGCGCCTCGCTGCTGACGGGCAGCATGCTCGGCCAGGGCTTCGCGCTCGGCCTCATCTATCTGGCGGTGCTGCCGACCACGGTGCAGTCGTCGATCGCCTATGCCTCGATCGCGCGCGGCAATGTGACGGCGGCGGTGATCGCCTCGGCGGTCTCCAACATTGCGGGCGTGGTGCTGGCGCCGCTGCTGGTCGGCCTGCTCGCCAGCGCACACGGTGGTGGCGTCGACGTCAGCGGCATCGGCAAGATCGTGATGATCCTGCTCGTGCCCTTCGCGCTCGGCCAACTCGCGCGGCGCTGGCTGCAGGCCTGGGCGCAGCGCAACAAGGCGCTGATCTTCTATCTCGATCGCACGACCATCGTGATCGCGGTCTATGTCGCCTTTTCCGAGGCGGTGACCGGCGGGCTGTGGAGCCGCGTGACCGGCGTCGAGCTGGCGATGCTCGTCGCGGTGGTCGCGGCGATGCTGGGGATCGCCTTCGCCTGCGCCTGGGGTCTGGGCGCGCTGTTGGGCTTCAGCGACGAGGATCGCGCGACGATGCTGTTCTCGGGCGCGCACAAGAGCCTGGCGACCGGCGCGCCGATGGCGCGAATCCTGTTTCCGGGGCCGGAGGCCGGCGCGCTGCTGCTGCCGCTGATGCTCTACCACCAGCTCCAGCTGATGGTCTCGGCGATCGTCTCCGCGCGGCTGGCCCGGCGCGTCGAGCAGGCCGAAGCCGCAGCGGCATAA